A region of Neovison vison isolate M4711 chromosome 7, ASM_NN_V1, whole genome shotgun sequence DNA encodes the following proteins:
- the LOC122911612 gene encoding zinc finger protein 260 isoform X2, producing the protein MIRMLESLQPEADLLQHDQIHSREKPHECNECGKTFSLKQNLIEHKKMHTGEKSHECTECGKVFSRVSSLTLHLRSHTGKKPYKCNKCGKAFSRKRNFLSHQKHHTGEKLYECGKASIQMPGLIKHQRNNTGNKPYACKECGKAFSGKSYLTEHEKIHTGEKPFECNQCGRAFSQKQYLIKHQNIHSGKKPFKCNECGKAFSQKENLIIHQRIHTGEKPYECKGCGKAFIQKSSLIRHQRSHTGEKPYICKECGKAFSGKSNLTEHEKIHIGEKPYKCNECGTIFRQKQYLIKHHNIHTGEKPYECNKCGKAFSRITSLIVHVRIHTGDKPYECKICGKAFCQSSSLTVHMRSHTGEKPYGCNECGKAFSQFSTLALHMRIHTGEKPYQCSECGKAFSQKSHHIRHQRIHTH; encoded by the coding sequence ATGATAAGAATGTTGGAAAGCCTTCAGCCTGAAGCAGATCTCCTTCAGCATGATCAGATTCATAGTAGAGAGAAACCTCATGAATGCAATGAGTGTGGAAAAACCTTTAGCCTGAAGCAAAACCTCATAGAACATAAAAAAATGCATActggagaaaaatcacatgaatgTACTGAATGTGGTAAAGTATTCTCTCGAGTCTCATCCCTTACTCTACATTTGAGAAGTCATACAGGAAAGAAAccatataaatgtaataaatgtggaaaagccttcagCCGGAAAAGAAACTTCCTTTCTCACCAGAAAcatcatactggagagaaactttatgaatgtgggaaagcttcTATTCAGATGCCAGGTCTCATTAAACATCAGAGAAATAATACTGGAAACAAACCCTATGCatgtaaggaatgtggaaaagccttcagTGGCAAATCCTATCTCACTGAGCATGAGAAAATTCATACGGGAGAGAAACCATTTGAATGTAATCAATGTGGAAGAGCCTTCAGCCAGAAGCAATACCTCATTAAACATCAGAATATCCACAGTGGAAAGAAACCCTTTAAATGTAAcgaatgtggaaaagcctttagCCAGAAGGAAAACCTCATCATCCATCAAAGAAtacatactggagagaaaccatatgaatGCAAAGGGTGTGGGAAAGCTTTCATTCAGAAGTCTAGCCTCATTAGACACCAGAGAAGtcatacaggagagaaaccctatatatgtaaagaatgtgggaaagccttcagtgGCAAATCAAATCTCACTGAGCATGAGAAAATTCATAttggagagaaaccctataaatgtaatgaatgtggaacAATCTTTAGGCAGAAGCAATACCTCATTAAACATCACAATAttcatacaggagagaaaccttatgaatgtaaTAAATGTGGAAAAGCCTTCTCTCGAATCACATCACTCATTGTACATGTGAGAATTCATACGGGTGATAAACCTTATGAATGTAAAAtatgtgggaaagccttctgtCAAAGCTCATCTCTTACTGTTCATATGAGAAGCCATACAGGTGAGAAGCCCTATGGTtgcaatgaatgtgggaaagccttctctCAGTTCTCAACTCTTGCTCTGCATATGAGAATCCACACTGGAGAAAAACCTTACCAGTgtagtgaatgtgggaaagcttttaGCCAGAAGTCACATCATATTAGACACCAGAGAATCCATACTCACTAA